CAACGTTGCTTTCACATCTGCACGCAACGATTGCATCAGGTCCCTGAAGAATAGGCGGCATGTTTTGCATTACCGGGCGAAGTGGGCATGATATCGCCAGAGTTAAGCTGGCGACTTCCGCGTATGGTCTGCTTTCGCAACATCCCGGTGCATATGTACGGGCAGTGGATTACGAGCGCGTCTACGCAGTGCTCCCCAGAGGCATCTGGAAGATCTGCGCGCATTCGCTCCAGCAATCGGCGAGATTTTGTAAAGCAAGTCCCCCTCACGAAAACGGACCGGCGGCCTTTTTTCCCCTGATAGACAGAAAAATTTTTTGGCTACAGGAGGTTATGAAGCTACCCTGCACGGTGTCTATAGTATTATAGAAGGCGTCGTGCTGGCTGAACCGATTGAGGATCATGGCCAGACATCTGACCGGGGGGCATGCGTTGCGTGGGCCGCAGATTCTGCGGCTGCAGCGGCTGCTGGAGTGGCTGCGCAGTGGACGTCCCCTGACGACAACGCGAGCCGCCCGGCACTTCGAAGTGTCGCGTCGCACGATTGCCAGCGATATTGAGTACCTGCGGCGGTTAGGGGTGCCTGTGGCCTATGATCGTCGGCGCCAGACCTATTATCTGGAGGAACCCTTTACGGACAATCTGCCACTGATTGCGCTGGACCGAGCCGAGCTGGCGGCTTTTCTGGTGGCCCGGCTGGCGCTGGAAGCGTTTGGCGATACGCCGGATGCCGCGCTGCTTGAAGCGGCCGTCGAACGGCTGGCGGCGCATCTGCCCGAGCCTATTCATGTAGATCCCGACACGCTCACGCGTACGCTGCGCTTCGAGATGGGACCGCGCCCCCGCACCCCCTTGCGCTATCTGGAAGCGCTGCGTCGCGCGGCAGCTGAGCAACGGGTGGTGCACCTGCGCTACTATGCCAACTATGCGGACGCCATCACCGAGCGAGATGTAGAGCCGTATGCAGTAGTGGCCTACCAGAGTCGCTGGTACCTGGTGGCCTATTGTCGGCTACGCCAGGCCATGCGGGACTTCCGCATTGATCGTATCCGGCATCTGGAGCTGCGTGCGGAGACCTTTGTTCGGCGATCGGATTTCGATCTGGAGGCCTATCTGGGACCTGCCTTTGGTATGCACCGGGACGAACGTACCTACGCCGTGCACCTGCGTTTTTCGCCCTATCAGGCCCGATGGATCCGAGAGGAGCAGTGGCATCCGAGTCAGCTGCTGGTCGAGCGTCCGGACGGGTCACTGGACGTGCACTTGCAGGTAACCGGTTTGACCGACGTAGCCCGCTGGGTGCTCAGCTACGGGGCTGAATGCGAGGTCATTGCCCCGCCCGTGCTGCGCCA
The Rhodothermus sp. genome window above contains:
- a CDS encoding WYL domain-containing protein; the protein is MARHLTGGHALRGPQILRLQRLLEWLRSGRPLTTTRAARHFEVSRRTIASDIEYLRRLGVPVAYDRRRQTYYLEEPFTDNLPLIALDRAELAAFLVARLALEAFGDTPDAALLEAAVERLAAHLPEPIHVDPDTLTRTLRFEMGPRPRTPLRYLEALRRAAAEQRVVHLRYYANYADAITERDVEPYAVVAYQSRWYLVAYCRLRQAMRDFRIDRIRHLELRAETFVRRSDFDLEAYLGPAFGMHRDERTYAVHLRFSPYQARWIREEQWHPSQLLVERPDGSLDVHLQVTGLTDVARWVLSYGAECEVIAPPVLRHRIASEARRMVERYSASVYDTSPPSSVRHAKPD